A genomic region of Thermodesulfovibrio aggregans contains the following coding sequences:
- the purF gene encoding amidophosphoribosyltransferase: MNKNNLFHDIHEECGIFGIFGHPEAANLTYLGLYALQHRGQEGAGICSSDGVKLYLEKSLGLVAEIFNEKVLRNLPGHIAIGHNRYSTTGSSTIENVQPLMATYSLGSIAIAHNGNLVDIDGLKSRLEKDGAIFQTTSDSEIILHLIARAKDGQVHERIANAVRQVRGAFSLLLMNEKELIAIRDPFGIRPLSLGQLKDAYVLASETCAFDLIGATYIRDIEPGEMLIIDENGARSIKIFNSVKKAHCVFEFIYFARPDSYIFDHTCVNTIRKELGRQLAREHPIDADIVIPVPDSGVPAALGYAEQSGIPFEFGLIRNHYVGRTFIEPKQSIRHFGVKIKLNPVREVLKGKKVIVIDDSIVRGTTSKKIVKMIRELGGAKEVHMRISSPPTVGPCFYGIDTPTRQELIASSHKIEEIRKYITADSLGYLSLEGLKKIIPNSDLYCMACFNCKYPIEFEHKKITQMELFS; the protein is encoded by the coding sequence ATGAACAAAAACAATCTTTTTCATGATATTCATGAAGAGTGTGGCATTTTCGGTATCTTCGGGCATCCTGAAGCTGCCAACCTAACCTATTTGGGACTTTATGCTCTTCAGCATCGCGGGCAGGAAGGTGCTGGAATTTGTTCATCCGATGGAGTGAAGCTCTATCTTGAAAAATCCCTCGGACTTGTAGCTGAAATATTCAATGAAAAAGTCTTAAGAAATCTACCAGGACACATAGCAATTGGACACAATAGATACTCAACAACTGGTTCAAGCACCATAGAAAATGTGCAACCGCTTATGGCAACATATTCGCTCGGAAGTATTGCCATTGCCCATAATGGAAACCTCGTAGACATAGATGGATTGAAAAGCAGACTTGAAAAAGATGGAGCAATATTTCAAACCACCTCTGATAGTGAAATAATTTTACATCTTATTGCAAGAGCTAAAGATGGACAGGTGCACGAAAGAATTGCAAATGCAGTAAGACAGGTAAGAGGAGCTTTTTCATTGCTTCTTATGAATGAAAAAGAACTGATAGCTATCAGAGATCCCTTTGGAATAAGACCATTATCATTAGGACAGCTAAAAGATGCCTATGTATTAGCTTCAGAGACCTGTGCTTTTGATCTAATTGGTGCCACCTATATAAGAGACATTGAACCAGGTGAGATGCTGATAATAGATGAAAATGGAGCCAGATCCATAAAAATATTTAACTCTGTCAAGAAAGCTCACTGTGTATTTGAGTTTATTTACTTTGCAAGACCGGACAGCTATATATTTGACCACACCTGCGTAAACACAATAAGGAAAGAACTTGGCAGGCAACTTGCACGAGAACATCCCATTGATGCTGACATAGTTATTCCAGTCCCAGACAGTGGAGTTCCTGCTGCACTGGGATATGCTGAACAAAGTGGAATCCCCTTTGAGTTTGGTTTAATAAGAAATCACTATGTTGGAAGAACATTCATAGAGCCAAAACAGAGTATAAGACACTTTGGTGTCAAAATAAAGCTTAATCCTGTAAGAGAAGTCTTAAAAGGTAAAAAAGTTATTGTAATTGATGACTCAATTGTAAGAGGTACAACTTCAAAAAAAATCGTGAAAATGATAAGAGAACTTGGAGGAGCAAAGGAAGTTCATATGAGAATAAGCTCCCCACCAACCGTAGGACCATGCTTTTATGGAATAGACACACCAACAAGACAGGAGCTTATTGCTTCATCTCACAAAATTGAAGAAATAAGAAAATACATCACTGCAGACTCGCTTGGTTATCTAAGCCTTGAAGGATTGAAAAAAATCATTCCCAATTCTGACCTTTACTGCATGGCATGCTTTAACTGTAAATATCCCATCGAGTTTGAACATAAGAAAATCACTCAGATGGAGCTTTTTTCATGA
- a CDS encoding aminopeptidase, with amino-acid sequence MNVEPLINIYKTNLKIKKDENVLIFTDTIREDEVIPENERTRRNALLEVAKKLQQVGKTFCRKVIYAEYPSLGVHGMEPPEKIWRLAFGDRAIDNLKKTGLFEKLLSKNISKKEKLMVKKIIKENFSNAINAVIALSNFSTSHTNFRDLLTKLCGTKYASMPLFDISMLDGAMCADWKQIKKRGVALKRVLDSISKIHVNTPNGTEIKLLKGKRKVYVDSGILTRKGAFGNLPAGEVFLAPLEGTAEGRLVIEWAPTRKLNSPLILNVKHGKVVSIEGNDPYKDELERKLNEAPENNNIAELGIGINDKASRPDNILESEKILGTVHIAFGDNSSFGGKIRTPFHQDYIFFKPTLYGITDKGEKIKILENGSFLV; translated from the coding sequence ATGAATGTAGAACCTCTTATAAATATTTATAAAACAAATCTTAAAATCAAGAAAGATGAGAATGTTCTTATTTTTACTGACACCATAAGGGAAGACGAAGTTATCCCAGAAAATGAAAGAACAAGAAGAAATGCACTGTTGGAAGTGGCAAAAAAACTTCAACAGGTAGGAAAAACTTTTTGTAGAAAAGTCATCTATGCAGAGTATCCATCACTTGGAGTTCATGGAATGGAACCACCGGAGAAAATATGGAGACTTGCCTTTGGAGACAGAGCTATAGATAATCTTAAAAAAACAGGATTGTTTGAAAAACTTCTCAGTAAAAATATCTCTAAAAAAGAAAAACTCATGGTAAAGAAAATAATCAAAGAAAACTTTAGTAACGCTATCAATGCAGTAATTGCCCTCTCCAATTTTTCTACCAGTCACACAAATTTTAGAGATTTACTTACCAAACTCTGTGGTACAAAATATGCCAGCATGCCACTTTTTGATATTTCAATGCTTGATGGAGCAATGTGTGCAGACTGGAAACAAATCAAAAAAAGAGGAGTGGCATTAAAGAGAGTGCTTGACAGCATATCAAAAATTCACGTAAATACACCAAATGGCACAGAGATTAAGTTATTGAAGGGAAAAAGAAAAGTGTATGTTGATTCAGGAATTTTAACCAGAAAAGGAGCCTTCGGAAATTTACCGGCAGGAGAAGTTTTTTTAGCTCCTCTTGAGGGTACAGCAGAGGGAAGACTCGTTATAGAGTGGGCACCTACGAGAAAACTAAACTCACCTTTGATTTTAAATGTTAAACATGGTAAAGTTGTCTCAATAGAAGGAAACGACCCTTATAAAGATGAGCTTGAAAGAAAACTGAATGAAGCACCAGAAAACAACAATATTGCTGAGCTTGGCATAGGTATTAATGATAAAGCAAGCAGACCAGACAACATACTTGAGTCAGAAAAAATTCTTGGTACAGTTCATATTGCTTTTGGGGATAACTCATCTTTTGGTGGTAAAATCAGAACTCCCTTTCATCAGGATTATATATTTTTTAAACCAACACTTTATGGTATTACCGATAAGGGAGAGAAGATAAAAATTCTTGAAAACGGTTCTTTTCTGGTATAA
- the smpB gene encoding SsrA-binding protein SmpB, with protein MKIICQNKKAYADYHIEETIEAGIVLTGTEVKSLREGKANLKDSYVIIKDGEAWLLNCHISPYSHGNIYNHDPLRTRKLLLHKKEIERLSGKVQRQGYTLIPLKLYFKGPYVKVEIALAKGRKKYEKRDIIKKKEAQREIERAIKNK; from the coding sequence ATGAAAATAATCTGCCAGAATAAAAAAGCATACGCTGATTACCACATTGAAGAAACAATTGAAGCAGGCATTGTTCTAACTGGAACTGAAGTAAAGTCCTTAAGAGAAGGAAAAGCAAACTTAAAAGACAGTTATGTAATAATAAAAGATGGAGAAGCCTGGCTTCTTAACTGTCATATAAGCCCTTACAGTCATGGAAATATCTATAATCATGACCCATTAAGAACAAGAAAACTTCTTTTACATAAAAAAGAGATAGAAAGACTCAGCGGTAAAGTTCAAAGACAGGGTTATACTCTTATTCCATTAAAACTATATTTCAAAGGTCCTTATGTTAAGGTCGAGATAGCCCTTGCAAAAGGTAGAAAGAAATACGAAAAAAGAGATATAATTAAAAAGAAAGAGGCTCAAAGAGAAATTGAGCGTGCCATTAAAAACAAGTGA
- a CDS encoding IS1634 family transposase — protein MKPSYSKYLRVKHKEVSIDEEKIKQESRWDGYFGYVTNNSHLTEEQVVGAYKMLYKIEESFRCMKSSLDLRPVYHWTERRIKGHIMLCFLSFYVLRVIQRKLTEAGLYITAEQAIEELDRVRAIKIKTEKTEVYARTAAERVIRY, from the coding sequence ATAAAGCCCTCTTACAGCAAATACCTGAGAGTAAAGCATAAAGAGGTATCCATAGATGAAGAGAAAATAAAGCAGGAGTCCCGATGGGATGGATATTTTGGATATGTAACAAACAACAGCCATCTTACAGAGGAGCAAGTTGTTGGAGCATACAAAATGCTTTACAAGATAGAGGAATCATTCAGATGCATGAAAAGCAGTCTTGACCTGAGACCCGTGTATCACTGGACTGAAAGAAGGATAAAGGGACATATAATGCTATGTTTTTTAAGCTTTTACGTATTAAGAGTAATACAGAGGAAGTTAACAGAGGCAGGGCTTTACATAACGGCAGAGCAAGCGATTGAGGAACTTGACAGAGTAAGAGCGATAAAGATAAAGACGGAAAAAACAGAGGTTTATGCAAGGACAGCTGCAGAGAGAGTAATCAGATATTGA
- a CDS encoding menaquinone biosynthesis protein, with protein MKLKVGWIQYANVYPIFYVLEKEGLITEDIHFVKGVPSQLNWALRNDLIDLSPSSSVEYLLNQEIYDYVDGICISSKEYVGSVLFFSDYDLKTLDAKKILLTDQSATSHLLLRVILEKFLELKPEYDISSAPFTGESFLLIGDDALKYRKILNNKKVYDLANLWYNYTGLPFVFALWIVRKEITKPDNELYRIYLKFKENLIYAKNQWMKYSEEMVEAYNLKKFMTKDEILFYWKENMDYNFTETHKKSLKLFESYISSLK; from the coding sequence ATGAAGTTAAAGGTTGGCTGGATTCAGTATGCAAATGTTTATCCCATATTTTATGTTCTTGAAAAGGAAGGTTTAATCACAGAAGACATTCATTTCGTAAAAGGAGTCCCTTCTCAGCTTAACTGGGCATTGAGAAATGATTTAATTGATTTAAGTCCTTCTTCCTCAGTTGAGTATTTACTTAATCAAGAGATATATGACTATGTTGATGGAATTTGTATAAGCTCAAAAGAATATGTTGGAAGCGTACTTTTTTTCAGTGATTATGATTTAAAAACCCTTGATGCTAAAAAAATACTGCTTACAGATCAGTCAGCCACTTCTCATCTATTATTAAGGGTAATATTAGAAAAATTTTTAGAATTAAAACCAGAGTATGACATCTCATCAGCACCTTTCACTGGAGAGTCTTTCTTGCTGATAGGTGACGATGCTCTAAAATATAGAAAAATTCTAAATAACAAAAAAGTTTATGACCTTGCAAATCTATGGTATAACTATACGGGACTTCCCTTTGTTTTTGCATTATGGATTGTTAGAAAAGAAATCACAAAGCCTGATAATGAGCTTTACAGAATTTATCTCAAATTTAAGGAAAATCTAATTTATGCAAAAAATCAATGGATGAAATACTCTGAAGAGATGGTGGAAGCCTATAACTTAAAAAAATTTATGACAAAGGATGAAATACTATTTTACTGGAAAGAAAATATGGATTATAACTTCACAGAAACACACAAAAAAAGTTTAAAACTTTTTGAATCTTATATCAGTTCACTAAAATAG
- a CDS encoding intein-containing RctB family protein yields the protein MPKIEGTERIDQYRLRVPKGFVQGMRTEGIIFVDETLEQELELESVRQVANVATLPGIVGKSLAMPDIHTGYGFPIGGVAAFDAEEGVISPGGVGYDINCLSPGCKILTEHGYWISIEDVFDKYRGERLKLFNSEEGHNDCSDVLLATRRQIDEKESALRIVTETGRLIEGSKEHPILTPQGYVSLENIKEDDYIVVYPFEGVEYEEKEGVIIDEGSFQGEDPQIIQYLRARKILPLRWNDSFAGILARVIGFAFGHRHLGTMQGRLTVSFYGKANNLNELMKDLEKIGISSVLHVRERTYSIETVSGNYEGKSKSAELRIASRAFALLLKKLGVPFGKKTEIAYDVPDWIMKAPLWIKRNFLAGFFGADGSILNFKKCTPLPINLTQAKKKDLEDSLFDFLKRIKSLLEEFGIHCIIYKIKSKNNVTYRLSIVGEENIKVFLGKINYEYDLEKKERALFGYAYLTRKTLIKDLITKAYETALKIYKNTKSLQKAHDSVKDLVNRRFVERHLYRRHSKVRVPKTFPEFKEFVKEFGVKGGFVKEKIIQKKEIIPEYNYFYDIGVYHRAHNFIANGVVVHNCGVRLLKSNLTKEEVEPKLKELVDLLYTHIPSGVGSTGKIKLNHEELKKVVRKGAIWAVEHGYGEPDDLQRIESYGCLEGADPEVISKKAYERGKDQLGTLGSGNHFLEIQYVDEVYEPEIAQAMGLFKNQITVMIHSGSRGFGHQICDDYVKEMLQAVKKYGIELPDRELACAPFRSREGGKYFAAMKGAANYAWANRQCLMHWTREVFLMLFRLSPKDLGMKVVFDVAHNIAKEEFHTINGKKMRLIVHRKGATRAFPKGHPELPECYKEIGQPVIIPGDMGRVSFVLVGLPKAMEETFGSTCHGAGRLLSRNQAIKQAKGRSIKQELAEKGIIVRSAGKETLAEEMPDAYKNVSNVVDVVHNAGIAKKVVKLRPMGVIKG from the coding sequence ATGCCAAAAATAGAAGGAACAGAAAGAATAGACCAATACAGGCTTAGAGTACCAAAGGGATTTGTTCAGGGAATGAGAACTGAAGGAATTATTTTTGTAGATGAAACCCTTGAACAGGAACTTGAGCTTGAATCCGTAAGACAGGTTGCCAATGTGGCAACTCTTCCTGGAATTGTTGGAAAATCTCTTGCAATGCCAGATATTCATACAGGCTATGGCTTTCCTATTGGTGGAGTTGCAGCCTTTGATGCAGAGGAAGGAGTTATCTCTCCTGGAGGTGTGGGATACGATATTAACTGCCTAAGTCCGGGGTGTAAAATTTTAACTGAACATGGTTATTGGATAAGTATTGAAGATGTCTTTGATAAATATAGAGGGGAAAGATTAAAGCTATTTAATTCAGAAGAAGGACACAATGACTGTTCTGATGTTTTACTTGCTACCAGAAGACAAATAGATGAAAAGGAATCTGCTTTGAGAATTGTTACTGAAACAGGGAGATTAATTGAGGGGAGTAAGGAGCATCCCATTTTAACACCTCAAGGTTATGTGAGCTTAGAAAATATCAAGGAAGACGACTATATTGTAGTTTATCCCTTTGAAGGAGTTGAATATGAGGAAAAAGAAGGAGTGATTATTGATGAAGGCAGTTTTCAAGGAGAAGATCCACAGATTATTCAATATTTAAGGGCACGAAAAATTCTACCTCTCAGATGGAATGACTCTTTCGCTGGAATCTTGGCAAGAGTTATTGGATTTGCTTTTGGACACAGGCATTTAGGAACTATGCAGGGGAGACTAACAGTCAGCTTTTATGGAAAGGCTAATAATCTAAATGAATTGATGAAAGATTTAGAAAAAATTGGAATTTCTTCAGTTTTACATGTGAGAGAGAGAACATACTCAATTGAAACTGTAAGCGGAAATTATGAAGGAAAATCTAAATCTGCTGAATTAAGAATTGCGTCAAGAGCCTTTGCCCTATTACTCAAAAAACTTGGTGTTCCATTTGGTAAGAAAACAGAAATAGCTTATGATGTTCCTGACTGGATAATGAAAGCACCTTTATGGATTAAAAGAAATTTTTTAGCAGGATTTTTTGGTGCTGACGGTAGTATTTTGAATTTTAAAAAATGCACTCCACTGCCAATTAATCTTACACAGGCGAAGAAAAAGGATTTAGAGGATAGTCTTTTTGATTTTCTGAAAAGAATTAAAAGCCTTCTAGAAGAATTCGGAATTCACTGCATTATATACAAGATTAAATCAAAAAATAATGTTACCTACAGGCTTTCTATTGTTGGAGAGGAAAACATAAAAGTTTTTTTGGGAAAAATAAATTATGAATATGACTTAGAAAAAAAAGAAAGGGCGCTTTTTGGATATGCCTATCTTACAAGAAAAACACTAATTAAAGATTTAATAACAAAGGCATATGAAACTGCTTTAAAGATCTATAAAAATACTAAAAGCTTACAAAAGGCTCACGATTCAGTTAAAGATCTTGTAAACAGAAGATTTGTTGAAAGACATTTATACAGGAGGCATAGCAAAGTAAGAGTTCCTAAAACATTCCCAGAATTTAAAGAGTTTGTAAAAGAATTTGGAGTCAAAGGGGGTTTTGTAAAGGAAAAAATTATCCAAAAAAAAGAAATAATCCCTGAATATAACTATTTTTACGATATAGGGGTATACCACAGGGCTCACAATTTTATAGCAAATGGAGTGGTTGTTCATAACTGTGGAGTCAGGCTTCTTAAGAGCAATCTCACAAAGGAGGAAGTTGAACCGAAACTTAAAGAGCTTGTTGATTTACTTTATACGCATATTCCCTCAGGTGTAGGCTCAACTGGAAAAATAAAACTTAATCATGAAGAGCTTAAAAAAGTGGTCCGTAAAGGTGCTATATGGGCAGTGGAGCACGGCTATGGTGAACCAGATGATCTTCAGAGAATTGAATCCTATGGATGCCTTGAAGGTGCTGATCCTGAAGTTATCAGTAAAAAAGCCTATGAGAGAGGTAAAGATCAGTTAGGAACTCTTGGTTCAGGTAATCACTTTCTTGAGATTCAGTATGTTGATGAAGTTTATGAACCAGAGATTGCTCAGGCTATGGGATTGTTTAAGAATCAAATTACTGTAATGATTCATAGTGGATCTCGTGGTTTCGGTCATCAAATATGTGATGACTATGTAAAGGAGATGTTGCAGGCAGTAAAAAAATACGGAATAGAACTTCCAGACAGAGAGCTTGCCTGTGCTCCATTTCGAAGCAGAGAGGGTGGAAAGTATTTTGCTGCTATGAAAGGTGCTGCTAACTATGCATGGGCAAATAGACAGTGTCTTATGCACTGGACAAGAGAGGTATTTCTGATGCTTTTCAGGTTATCACCTAAAGATCTCGGAATGAAGGTTGTCTTTGATGTTGCCCATAACATTGCAAAAGAGGAGTTTCATACAATAAATGGCAAAAAAATGCGTTTAATTGTTCATAGAAAAGGTGCAACTCGAGCATTTCCAAAAGGTCATCCAGAATTACCCGAATGCTATAAAGAAATTGGTCAGCCTGTTATTATTCCAGGAGACATGGGTAGGGTTTCCTTTGTTCTTGTCGGACTTCCTAAAGCAATGGAAGAGACCTTTGGTTCAACCTGTCATGGTGCAGGAAGGCTTCTCAGTAGAAATCAGGCGATAAAACAGGCAAAGGGAAGATCGATCAAACAAGAACTTGCTGAAAAAGGTATTATCGTGAGGTCTGCTGGCAAGGAAACACTGGCTGAAGAGATGCCAGATGCTTATAAAAATGTATCAAATGTAGTTGATGTTGTTCATAATGCAGGAATTGCAAAAAAAGTTGTAAAACTTAGACCAATGGGGGTAATTAAAGGATGA
- a CDS encoding archease, translating to MSYRAIDVAGDIGLRAEGKTLEECFVNAGLGLYSLITDINLVKPAQKSEISISEETLEDLLVSFLNELIFQFDAYGFIGREIKLELKEKSLKAEVYGESFNPEKHERKLLVKAATYHNLVLKKENDYWIAEIIFDI from the coding sequence ATGAGTTACAGAGCTATAGATGTCGCAGGAGATATTGGATTAAGAGCAGAAGGAAAAACCCTTGAAGAATGCTTTGTAAATGCAGGATTGGGTCTTTATAGCTTAATTACTGATATAAATCTTGTAAAACCTGCACAGAAAAGCGAGATTTCTATCTCAGAAGAAACACTCGAAGACCTTCTTGTAAGCTTTCTAAATGAGCTTATTTTCCAGTTTGATGCCTATGGATTTATTGGAAGAGAAATAAAATTAGAGCTTAAAGAAAAAAGTCTAAAGGCGGAAGTCTATGGCGAGAGTTTTAACCCGGAAAAACATGAAAGAAAACTCCTCGTAAAAGCCGCCACATATCACAATCTTGTTCTAAAAAAAGAAAACGATTACTGGATAGCAGAGATAATTTTTGATATTTAA
- a CDS encoding HEAT repeat domain-containing protein gives MSNNGKSFSNWEGEAFEEMLFDYLDNGYLENIITFFEHEPEQIKLIPKMIADERLRVKVGAFAIIEEIKLKNPALLQEIVPDIIRLLKSEGKNIRGDAAYALEIIGDSSAKPALIDALSKEEDPQVKEFIEDALRSIK, from the coding sequence ATGAGCAATAATGGTAAAAGTTTTAGCAACTGGGAAGGTGAAGCCTTTGAGGAGATGCTTTTTGATTATCTTGACAATGGCTATCTTGAAAACATAATTACCTTTTTTGAGCATGAACCTGAGCAGATTAAGTTAATACCGAAAATGATTGCTGATGAAAGATTAAGAGTTAAAGTGGGAGCATTTGCAATAATTGAAGAAATAAAGCTAAAAAATCCTGCCTTACTGCAGGAAATCGTGCCTGATATTATCAGACTCTTAAAATCAGAAGGAAAAAACATTCGGGGAGATGCAGCCTATGCTCTTGAAATAATTGGTGATTCTTCTGCAAAACCTGCATTGATTGATGCTTTATCAAAGGAAGAAGACCCTCAGGTTAAGGAGTTTATTGAAGATGCATTAAGAAGCATAAAATGA